The Colius striatus isolate bColStr4 chromosome Z, bColStr4.1.hap1, whole genome shotgun sequence DNA window AACAGCAATTACAACTTCTACAAGAGCACAATATTCAGGTGGTTACCAGTTCAATGTCCTTTTGGATGGTTCTCCTGTTTCTTATGTCATTAATTGAAATATCATCTACTCCTGACAGAAttctttttacagcaatttTATGGTTTCCTTTCAATTTTGCACGGAAAATATCTCCTTCTGTCCAAAGTTCTGCCTGTTTGCTATCATAacacggaaaaaaaaaaaaagcccaaaacacaacaaattaACACCAAAGATTATTAAGTGTgaaataaaagaagaagaaaaagatatctAGATCTACTTTTGAAAGAATTTATAGTCAATCTACTTACTCCATCAGGAAATGTTGCTGTGGTCCAATAACTGAACCAGGTCTATTGATTCTAATCCAGGCAATAGCTTCAGCAGCTGTCATCCGATAATGCTTCATAATATAACAGGCAATAAGTGTGCCAGTTCGTCCAAGACCAGCTGTTCAAGATAAAAGAATGGCTGTGCTTACATACCCATCTTCATCTGGAATCTGTCGTAGCTACAGATGCTGTTACTTGGACAAAGAGTTAATTTCCTAGTTTATTAAACAAACTTGTTACTGATGAAACTTGGTAAGTGCAACTTaccttttggatttttttttcttccaggtaCAGGGCTACTAACATGTTGTTCACATGTTTTTTGAGTGAGGTAACCTTCCAAAGCTGCTGACTTAACAAATATCTGTAAGTCTgtctttccttattttcttatCTATAATGATACACAGTGGTATGAGAATGCTTATATGCATGGGGTGAGATGCTGGCTTTTATCCAAAATCCTCAAAGCACCTTATTACAAATGGATCATACATCACTCTTCCAATCCCTCCTCTAACTAAGCTCTTATTTTAGTTCCCAAGCAAAAGACAAATTTTGCAATAAGTAATGCTCAACACAGCTAAAAAATACTCTGGAATGAGGAACCTTCTTTGCAATGGCCCTCAGAACACATCTATTTACCTTGGGAAACATGAGAAGGAAAGGAATACAGCTCCAGCTAGTGGCTCTTCTGTCACTTGCTGTAAATGTCAAACCACAGATACCTTCTCTCATTTAACAATTGACTGTTAACGTTTAACAATCAACTGTTAACATTTAACAATTGATCAACATCAATGTAAAATCTTCAGTATAGCCCAACAGTCAAGACAACCACACAGTACTTTCACTGCCTTGCCCAGCTTTATGAGGAAGCTACAGCATTCTACTCTTTCTCAAGAATAAAAGCAGGTTGAGGAACATAAGATAGGAACCATCAATATGAGAAATACCAAAGAATCtcttaattttaatgaaaacaaagcacGTGTACCACTAACACGCAATATTCAGGTGTTGCAAATTAAGCAAAATGCCCAAATTTATCATCTCTGTGGAGAGTAAGAGTATGCAGTTGCTTCCCAACAGTCAAGATGCTCTTTTTCACCAGTTCTTCCACTTCACAATATACTCCCGTTAAACATCCAGCAAATGAATGGTAGGGTAGCTCCAGTAACAAAAATGCAGTCTTTGCAGGTCTCAGGCAAGTGAGTTAAGAAACAGCCTTTCTCCTTCAACCACAGCATTACCAAGTACACTAGAGCGGCAAAGTTTGCAGAGAACAAATGTCTGTTAGACAAAGATGTGTGAGAAGGGAAACTACAAACAACTTTATACCTGGCTGCATGGGGTATGCTCTGAGTATCTTTTCCTTGGCAGTCTAACTCTAGAGTAACAGACATTCAGAGCATGCCCAATGCAGTTAGTGCAAAGTGTTTCTGAGGGATAAAGATTTCTGTGGTTCTGGAAAAAGTCTCACACTTTATGAGGAATTTCCTCAAAAAGCTGCACTGCTATTTTCAAAAGTTTATGACTTGGCATATTTAATAGCGTATTTTCAGAACGACCTATAAACTTTGCCAAGACTTCAAATTCCTACTCAAAAGCATCCTTTGAAAACATTAACACTCTCTAGCAGAAAGAACTGTTAATATTAGTAAGCTCAATTtctccagcctcctccttgGAAACAGTTGGGAGGACTTTTCTGGAATTTAAAAAACATCAGAAGATGAAGTAGAGaacagaagcacagagagaaTGTATGTGAAAGCTGCAGTTTGGCAGAGATCTTAATGACTACATGTAACAGAGTTACAGTGCAAAATGCCTCAGGAACTGCAACTATAAGCACCACTTtgaataaaaattgtttttacACTGTACCTTTGCAATGAACGGCTATAACACCTTCAGcattttcacaaatatttagaaatgttttaacTATAGTATCACTAGGTGTGCTTCCATCAGCAAAGAAGAGGTCAAAATGTTCAAATCCAGCATCTGTAAATCGTTTGGCATCATACAGTCTTTTGTTGAGGCGTATTATAGTGGTGACTTTATGTTTCCTGAAGTATGGGAAATAAGCCTCTGGAGCATGGTGAGGATAGCctatttggaagagaaaaaggaaaaggcttAAACTGCAGAAATAAACTAAGACTCAAAAAACAAGAGATGAAAACACGTTCAAAACAGAACTCATGTTCAACATAAAGAAATAGACTAACTGAAAATGGAATTTTAACATAATAACCTAGGTCAGATACGATTAAGCCAAGCATTAAAATTTTATGGCCAGGGTtcttatgaaagaaaaagagccaCGGAAAAAACAGTTTGAGGAACAATTTTTAAAGCTTGTTCTTACTCATAACAACCATCTAAGAAAGCAGTGGGCTTGTGTTCCCCACCTCCTTTTTTAAGCATACCATTTTCAATTTTACTTCTTGAATGAGGTCCACTGAAGGCAATGAATTTGTTTGGTATTATCCAGTTAAAATCTCCATTTTCTGCTCTCTGTCAAGAGAAAATGCTTGATTTATCATTACCCCTGTATTTTCAGgcttttccttatttcttcaAAAATACATGCTAGATAGAAATGATGTACATTTTTTGCCAAAGGAAGTTATGTTAgtcatttgctttctgttccaTCGGGAGAATGCCAGATGCTCCCAGCCTTACTTTTCTTGTCTGTGTTCTCCTCTTTCTAAATAAACAGTTTTAGAACAACAAAACTGATGCCCCTCAGATAAAGGGCAACTTCCAATTTTCATAGCTTTTAAATGATGACCTTGGCCTTATGTCTGTTCACAACTAAAATAATGATTTTCTAGGTTCTAAGAAcacttaattttctctttataGATAACTGGCAGCTTTGCATTTCTGCGATTGCACACAAACCAGAACTGCAGTCCTCCACTGTCACATTTGTTTTCCATGTCCCAATGTGAATTTTATAAACTTGAGGTTTCCCAGCCCTGTTTCCTTCTTTACCTCAGAGAGTGTTATTATACCTTTGCCATGTGTTCACAGGTACATACTTTAATTGGTCTCCAAAAGTCAGTTACACTTGGAAGTGTATACCCCTCAGTTTCTCATCAAGACTGCTCAAGAATATGCATGATCTCTAAAAGATGGCTAAATTCCCACTCCCTCATCATCTTGCAGGGCTTTAAtaataatgggaaaaaaatgttcatttccACTTTGGtttctgcttcccctcccccATGTCTGAGGGGAATATGAATTTTAATATTCTCTCTGATCACAcatctttattttcaaaagtttgaagagacaaaacagaaatgaaaccaaATACTACAACAACAATGACAAAAGCACTTATCATAAACAATTATCTCAGCATTAGTAACAGCAAACAAATCAGAAGATTGATACCGAACACTTACTTCATAATGCTCATATTCATTTACATCAAACGTATTGAAATCCAGGAAACCATATTGCAAAGCCTAAAATTCAGAATACAGCCTTTAACAAATTAGGACAGTATATCACTCTTTGAGGTTACCAATAGCCCTTTAATGCCAGTTTTACTCTTTGCAGGAGACTtcttcatatatttaaaaaacagatcAATTCAGTCGTGGCACAAAAGAAAAttgtaaatgtaaatgtaagTGAAGTTGGACAAGCAAATCTACTCTTCCCTGTGTACACTTAATCACTACAAAATTCCTGACAACAGAAGCGTTCAGTCTTTTCCTTACTGCCATGtgtacaaaattaaaaaaaataaaaaaaagaaaagcaactggCAAAAACTATCTGTTGGAATAAAGAGTACATTCTAAATTCTGCATTCAAGGACTGCAAATATTTCTGTGCGTGAATGCTATTTGCTGTCATTATGATGCTAAAATCTTCACTAATTTGACATTGTTTACAGACACATAGTCCTAAGCAAACTCTAGTTTGGTCCTTAATGTCCTGTAATTACTCACAATTAGTGTATTGAATGctgcataaaaaaataaacatttggaTAACTGTCAGTTTACCTACTTGTTAAGTCAGGAAACACACACATAATTTTGTATATCTAGATATTTACAATACTACCTTCTATTGTCCTCTTTTACTGCATAATCTTCTGCAGTTTTTCTGGCTTTTTATTGCTACTAAGTAAAACAGCAATTTACCACTCTTGGCATACAAGCAGCCAATGTCAAATCATCCAAAAGTCAATACATCCAAAATCACAGAAGCTGGCTTAGTCAGTAAAAACAAGAGTATTCGGCAGAGACAACCATAATATAAAAGACAGTAGCAGGGTGGAGAGCTGCAGAATTCCCTGTTTTACTACCCAtacagactaaaaaaaaaaaaaaaggcacttaaCTCCTAGCATTTCTTCTATTACTAAAGCAAAATTTGAAGTCATTAGTACATGAAAAGATTACGCAAATAAAATTCCCTCTTTAAAACCTTCTTCTATGGATGTGGTGTGTAGAGATTTTGTTACAATATGTAATACGTAACAAGCCAGATAACAGTCAGAAAATCTGCCATAGCAGAGCTCTAACTAGATCCCAGTTTCCTAAGCCACCGTCTTTTGGTGGGCAATACTTAGGCAATCTTTACCAATATGAAAAACATTGTTTAACTGACCTTGTTTATTGCGTGAAAACAATCCAGCAACGTCAGATGAAAACTGCAAGTACCAAAGGAAGCATCCCTTTAAGACACAATGACCAAGGattaaaaatgactttttaataaAAGTGAAAGCAACTGACGATAATTCTctaaaacatcttttaaaaatagcttaaaAATAACTACTAccataatgaaataattttgtcaAATTATTTCACTCCCTCCTCCATGCCTCATACAATAataacaaaacataaaataaattatgttaACAGCTGAACCAAGAGTAAGATTACTCCAGTTATAGTTTTGGTAAAGCTGATGTGTTCAATTTCTGACATAAACATTGAAACTAGCATGTTTCACTGTTCACATCAACAAAACCTAGCAACACAAACTCCTTGTGGGAAAAACCAATGGCTAAACTAGTGTCACATTCTAACATACACTCTCAGAACATTTTACTCTGAACTACACTTTCAAAAAAGTAAGACTGTAGTCCATTGCAAATTTTTCTTCAAACtccatttaaaagaataaaaaggttTTGCACACATGCATTCCAGGTTTATGGAACAACACTGTCTTACTATAACTGCCAAGGTGTACAGTTGTGTAGACAGATTAAAAGCCTTTCCTTAAGATGCATGAATTAGTTTATGCTAAAACACGAGGAGAAACTGTTTTTTATTGAAACTCCTTTTTCAATGACAAATTTTTAAATTCTGTCGATTCAAGAATGGTGTATTGTTTCAGCTGGGgtagaattaattttctccctTGTTGCTGCTACAAGGCTGTCTTTTGGATTTAGAGTgggaataatgttgataacacactgagaTTTAGGAGTTGCTGAGTAGTGCTCATCCAGACTCTGCTGGGAAGCAGATGCGCAAGAAGCTAGGAGACAGCATGggcaggacagctgacctgaactagccaaaagggtattccataccataagACATCATGCCCAGTGGGTAGGTgcagatcactgctcaggcatcagacatttgtcttttcttggattttatttcccttttttgttctattctttttcattactattactAGAATTGCATATTTAACTATTAGTAATGttataattacattttatttcattttagttattaaactgctCTTATCTCAAACCatgagttttattttcctttccaaattctcctccccatcccaccggGCCTGAGGatgagtgagcaagtggctgcatAGTGCTACCTGCTGATTGGGGTTAAACCATGGCACATGCTCAAAGTATGTTATCATTATTAGATGCTGTAAGCACTGTATTCTCTATTCAACTAAAAAATGAATCCATATTAAGGAATATTATGTCTTGGCAGAACACCACCTTCTGAAACCATGCAGCCCTCATCAGCAAAGAATCAACTTttcaaaaaggtaaaaatatatAAAGTTAAAATTTCATCTGAGAGGAGGAACTTCTGAAGAACCTGGATAGCAGCTTCTACAATTTCTTGCATCCTTTTCCTCCCTAATGAATTAGTGTGAAAggtaagggaaaagaaattcagcagaggaaggaaataaTAGAAGCTTACTCAGGTAAAAGAGAGGACAGGTAAAGGTGACATTGTAGTGAGTGTCTGTTAGGCCACCTAACCAGGAAGAACAAATGCATCAGGCTCTCTGCAGACATATAGGAGCAGCTTCACATCTGTAGGCCCTGCTCCTCTTTGAGAACTTCATCCATCTCCAAAAGGGAGAACAGCAGGACATAAGCAATCCAGGAGGTCCCTACAATGATCTGCTGACAACTTCTGCCTCCAAGTGATACAGAAGCCAATAAGAAGCAGAGTTCAGCTGGATCTCATGCCCACCAACAAGGAGGTGCTCACTGAGGATGTGAAAGCCAAAGGCAGCCTTGGAAGCAATGATTATGAAtaggtggagttcaggatcctGAGGGCATGGGAGGTGGGTGAAAAGCAAGCTGACAACCCTGCACTTCAGAATAGCAGAAGTTGGTCTtttcaaagatctgcttggaaGAGTTTCAGTTGATAAGGCCCTGGAGGGAAGAGAGACCCAGGTCAAGCATCACTCCCTTCAACCTTAAGAGCAGTTTATGTCAATGACTATGATGTAGGCAAAAATTCCAGAAGGCCTGCATGGACTAATAAGAAACTCTTGGCCAAActcaaacacaaaaaggaaacatataGAGGGTGGAAGCAAGGACAGGTAATGTGAGGAATACAGAGACATTGTTTCAGCATCTAGGGATCAAGTTAGGAAAGTTAAAGCCCAAATGGAGTTGAATCCAGCCAGGGATGTCAAACAATACACAAAGGGCTTTTGTAAGTACACAGGTGACAAAAGGGAGACTAGGAAAGATGTAGGCCCATTGCTCAATATGACAGAGTGCCTGGTTACACAAGACATGGAAAAAGCtgaggtactggataccttacCTGCCTCAGTCTTACTAGCAAGACCAGCCTTCAGATATCCCAGGTCCCAGAGATCAGGGTGAAGGCTGGAGCAAGGAAGATGTACTCTTAGTGGAAGAGGATCAGATCAGGGAACACTTCTGCAAATGGGACATACTTAGGTCCATGCACTTGCAGTTGCTGATGTGCATCCATATGGGACGCACTTGagggtgctgagagagctggctgatatcATTGCAAAACCACTCTTAGTAATCTCTGATTGATCATGGCAACTGAGAGAAATGCCCgaagactggaggaaagcaaatgtcacccTCAACTTCaagaaaggcaagaaggaaTCCCCACAGAACTACAGGTCAGTTGTGTGATCTCAGTCCCCAGAGGGGTGATGGAGCAGCTAATCCTGGAAATCACTTCCAGGCATGTTAAGAATACAAAAACCATCAGGAGTAGTCagcacagattcaccaaggcaAAGTCATGCTCAACCAGTTTGATGAACTTCTACAACAAAATGACTGGCTAGGTAGAtgaggggagggagagcaaTGGTTATTGCCTACTTGAACTTCCATAAGGCTGTTGACACTCGTCTCTCTAAGATCCTCACAGATAAGCTACTGATATGTGGGCTGGTTGAGCAGAGAGGTGGATTGAAATCGGGCTGAATGGACCACAGGGTAACGGTCAGTGGTGCAAAATCTAGTTGCAGTCAAGAACTAGTGGCATACTCTAGGAGTCTATATTGTGTTTGGTCCTGTTCAACATCTTAATTAATGGTCTGGATGAAGGGGCACAGagttccctcagcaagtttgctgatgacacaaaactgggaggagtggctgacataCCAAAGGGTCATGCAGCCATCCAGACAGAccttgacaggctggagaaacagGCTGACAGAAGCCTCACAAAATTCAGTAAGGAGAAGAGATAAGTCCCGCACCAGTAAAGGCTGAAGGCTgctcagctttgcagaaaagaacCAGGCAGTCCTGGTGGTCACCGAGCTGAACACGTGTTATCAGGCTAATGGTATCCTGGAATGCATTAGATAAACTactgccagcaggtcaaggcaaGTGATCCTTCCCTTCTTCTCAGCACTAGTGAGGCCACACCTAAAGAACTGTgcccagttttgggctcctcagtgCAACAGAAACATGAACATACCAAAGAGAATCTGTAAAGGTCTGCAAAGATGATTAAAAGACTGGAACATCTCATATAGAAGGGAAGGTTGAGAgtgcttggagaagagaaggctcagaggagaccttatcaatgtatataaataccCAAAGGGAAGATGCAAGAAGACAGATACAGGCTTTTTTCAGTGCTGCCCACTGCCAAGACCAGAgacaatgggcacaaactgaaacatagGAGGCttcctctgaacatcaggaaccATTTTTTCACTCTGAGCATAACTCAGCACTGGAATAGGTTGCCTCAAGAGACTGTGGTGTCTtgatccttggagatattcaaaagccatctggacatggtcctgggcaactgGCTCTAGGAGACCCTGTTtgagcagagaggttggacCACATGACCTccagagttcccttccaacctcactgtgattctgtaagtGTAAAACAAAATTTTTTGCATCATACTATGAGAAGTTTTCATGTAGGTTATAACCCCAAGCAGCAACTACCAGACTGactgtttttttattattccatGGAAggtactgttttttttttcagagatgaagAAAATCTTGAAGGAAGAGAGGCCAGACCAACATCTCAGGTAACCATTAACATAACCTGAACCCTCATATTTGCACCAGGTTTAGCTGCACTAGACACTTGAGTAGATTGTATTCTTTATCCCTGAGGCTGGACATGTCTCCATGTAACACCTCTGTGCATTTCTTT harbors:
- the CDC14B gene encoding dual specificity protein phosphatase CDC14B isoform X4, with translation MKRKSWAEARRRTAPAPPALKRTRGAASRAAGAEAERRPPPPAKPETCLRIADRLYFAILCQKPKSGAPNTHYFCIDDEFVYENFYADFGPLNLAMVYRYCCKLNKKLKVIYLRESPEDMYRLMLSGSISYLPFRDASFGTCSFHLTLLDCFHAINKALQYGFLDFNTFDVNEYEHYERAENGDFNWIIPNKFIAFSGPHSRSKIENGYPHHAPEAYFPYFRKHKVTTIIRLNKRLYDAKRFTDAGFEHFDLFFADGSTPSDTIVKTFLNICENAEGVIAVHCKAGLGRTGTLIACYIMKHYRMTAAEAIAWIRINRPGSVIGPQQHFLMDKQAELWTEGDIFRAKLKGNHKIAVKRILSGVDDISINDIRNRRTIQKDIELYSDEDETNCVTQGDKLRALKSRRQAKSPTAAPLTVILQSTVQKNKTSEPSISDSTDITKRTTRSAARKNSLKSSQNVPRTRTVLR
- the CDC14B gene encoding dual specificity protein phosphatase CDC14B isoform X3, whose translation is MKRKSWAEARRRTAPAPPALKRTRGAASRAAGAEAERRPPPPAKPETCLRIADRLYFAILCQKPKSGAPNTHYFCIDDEFVYENFYADFGPLNLAMVYRYCCKLNKKLKSFSLIKKKIIHYTGFDQKKQANAAFLIGSYAVIYLRESPEDMYRLMLSGSISYLPFRDASFGTCSFHLTLLDCFHAINKALQYGFLDFNTFDVNEYEHYERAENGDFNWIIPNKFIAFSGPHSRSKIENGYPHHAPEAYFPYFRKHKVTTIIRLNKRLYDAKRFTDAGFEHFDLFFADGSTPSDTIVKTFLNICENAEGVIAVHCKAGLGRTGTLIACYIMKHYRMTAAEAIAWIRINRPGSVIGPQQHFLMDKQAELWTEGDIFRAKLKGNHKIAVKRILSGVDDISINDIRNRRTIQKDIELYSDEDETNCVTQGDKLRALKSRRQAKSPTAAPLTWLLAMLVSTLCSIVIWWIVCGSLLPSLLFCLDGLRT
- the CDC14B gene encoding dual specificity protein phosphatase CDC14B isoform X6; translation: MKRKSWAEARRRTAPAPPALKRTRGAASRAAGAEAERRPPPPAKPETCLRIADRLYFAILCQKPKSGAPNTHYFCIDDEFVYENFYADFGPLNLAMVYRYCCKLNKKLKSFSLIKKKIIHYTGFDQKKQANAAFLIGSYAVIYLRESPEDMYRLMLSGSISYLPFRDASFGTCSFHLTLLDCFHAINKALQYGFLDFNTFDVNEYEHYERAENGDFNWIIPNKFIAFSGPHSRSKIENGYPHHAPEAYFPYFRKHKVTTIIRLNKRLYDAKRFTDAGFEHFDLFFADGSTPSDTIVKTFLNICENAEGVIAVHCKAGLGRTGTLIACYIMKHYRMTAAEAIAWIRINRPGSVIGPQQHFLMDKQAELWTEGDIFRAKLKGNHKIAVKRILSGVDDISINDIRNRRTIQKDIELYSDEDETNCVTQGDKLRALKSRRQAKSPTAAPLTQNVPRTRTVLR
- the CDC14B gene encoding dual specificity protein phosphatase CDC14B isoform X5, with translation MKRKSWAEARRRTAPAPPALKRTRGAASRAAGAEAERRPPPPAKPETCLRIADRLYFAILCQKPKSGAPNTHYFCIDDEFVYENFYADFGPLNLAMVYRYCCKLNKKLKSFSLIKKKIIHYTGFDQKKQANAAFLIGSYAVIYLRESPEDMYRLMLSGSISYLPFRDASFGTCSFHLTLLDCFHAINKALQYGFLDFNTFDVNEYEHYERAENGDFNWIIPNKFIAFSGPHSRSKIENGYPHHAPEAYFPYFRKHKVTTIIRLNKRLYDAKRFTDAGFEHFDLFFADGSTPSDTIVKTFLNICENAEGVIAVHCKAGLGRTGTLIACYIMKHYRMTAAEAIAWIRINRPGSVIGPQQHFLMDKQAELWTEGDIFRAKLKGNHKIAVKRILSGVDDISINDIRNRRTIQKDIELYSDEDETNCVTQGDKLRALKSRRQAKSPTAAPLTSQNVPRTRTVLR